From a region of the Anoplopoma fimbria isolate UVic2021 breed Golden Eagle Sablefish chromosome 16, Afim_UVic_2022, whole genome shotgun sequence genome:
- the LOC129104197 gene encoding gamma-crystallin M2-like has translation MSSKITFYEDRNFQGRSHECDTDCPDMHPHFSRCNSIKVESGCWVLYEKPNYTGYQYVLTRGEYPDYQRWNGYNDTIRSCRTFSYTSEGPYRMRIYERPNFQGQMMEFSEDCESVQDHFRSRDIYSCNVMEGYWTLYEHPNYRGRQYFMRPGEYRKFSDWGATCATTGSFRRITEF, from the exons ATGAGTAGTAAG ATCACATTTTACGAGGACAGGAACTTCCAGGGCCGCTCCCATGAGTGCGACACTGACTGCCCTGACATGCACCCCCACTTCAGCCGCTGCAACTCCATCAAGGTGGAGAGCGGCTGCTGGGTGCTGTACGAGAAGCCCAACTACACCGGCTACCAGTACGTCCTGACCAGAGGAGAGTACCCAGACTACCAGCGCTGGAATGGATACAATGACACCATCCGCTCCTGCCGTACTTTCTCCTAT ACCAGCGAGGGCCCCTACCGCATGCGCATCTACGAGCGCCCCAACTTCCAGGGTCAGATGATGGAGTTCAGCGAGGACTGCGAGTCGGTGCAGGATCATTTCCGCAGCCGTGACATCTACTCCTGCAACGTCATGGAGGGCTACTGGACCCTCTACGAGCACCCCAACTACCGCGGCCGGCAGTACTTCATGAGGCCCGGGGAGTACCGCAAGTTCAGCGACTGGGGGGCCACCTGCGCCACCACCGGGTCCTTCCGCAGAATCACAGAGTTTTAA
- the crygm7 gene encoding crystallin, gamma M7: MGKIIFYEDRNFGGQHYECMSDCADLHSMFNRCRSIRVESGMFMIYDRPGFMGTQYFMKRGEYSDYMGVTGMNDCVRSCRMIPMHSGGYKMRLYEHFDMGGEMMELNDNCPNLMDRFRTSNFNSCNVMDGHWLMYDQANYKGRHYYLRPGQYKSFNEWSGNNSKIGSIRRLMDL, encoded by the exons aTGGGAAAG ATCATCTTCTACGAGGACAGGAACTTCGGAGGTCAGCACTATGAGTGCATGAGCGACTGCGCCGACCTGCACTCCATGTTCAACCGCTGCCGCTCCATCCGGGTGGAGAGCGGCATGTTCATGATCTACGACCGGCCCGGCTTCATGGGAACccagtacttcatgaagaggggAGAGTACTCTGACTACATGGGCGTGACGGGCATGAATGACTGTGTCAGGTCCTGTCGTATGATCCCCATG CACAGCGGCGGCTACAAGATGAGGCTGTACGAGCACTTCGACATGGGAGGCGAGATGATGGAGCTGAACGACAACTGCCCCAACCTCATGGACCGCTTCCGCACCTCCAACTTCAACTCCTGCAACGTGATGGACGGCCACTGGCTCATGTACGATCAAGCCAACTACAAGGGACGCCACTACTACCTGAGGCCCGGCCAGTACAAGAGCTTCAACGAGTGGAGCGGCAACAACTCCAAGATCGGCTCCATCAGGCGCCTCATGGATCTCTAA
- the LOC129105107 gene encoding gamma-crystallin S-1-like isoform X1 has translation MGKIIFYEDKNFSGHYIECSSDCADMTCLLKRCNSIRVESGCFMIYEKPNYNGNQYCLRRGEYPDCHDWMGANDSVCSCHLIHMEPGSFNMRLYGRLEFGGKMMDLTDDCPNVMDRFHVNGIFSCKVTGGNWLFYEHPDYRGRMYLIQPGEYTRFSEWGGRSARVGSIRRILDY, from the exons ATGGGGAAG ATTATCTTCTACGAGGACAAGAACTTCTCTGGGCACTACATTGAGTGCAGCAGCGACTGTGCGGACATGACGTGCCTCCTCAAACGCTGCAACTCCATCAGGGTGGAGAGCGGCTGCTTCATGATCTATGAAAAACCCAACTATAATGGGAACCAGTACtgcctgaggagaggagagtacCCCGACTGTCATGACTGGATGGGGGCCAATGACTCCGTCTGCTCCTGTCACCTCATCCACATG GAGCCCGGGTCGTTCAACATGCGCCTGTACGGGCGCTTGGAGTTCGGGGGTAAGATGATGGACTTGACGGACGACTGTCCCAACGTCATGGACCGCTTCCACGTGAACGGCATCTTCTCCTGCAAAGTAACCGGCGGCAACTGGCTCTTCTATGAGCACCCAGACTACCGGGGCAGGATGTACCTGATACAGCCCGGAGAGTACACGAGGTTCAGTGAGTGGGGCGGCAGGAGCGCCAGGGTCGGCTCCATCAGACGCATCCTGGACTATTGA
- the LOC129105107 gene encoding gamma-crystallin S-1-like isoform X2: MGKIIFYEDKNFSGHYIECSSDCADMTCLLKRCNSIRVESGCFMIYEKPNYNGNQYCLRRGEYPDCHDWMGANDSVCSCHLIHMPGSFNMRLYGRLEFGGKMMDLTDDCPNVMDRFHVNGIFSCKVTGGNWLFYEHPDYRGRMYLIQPGEYTRFSEWGGRSARVGSIRRILDY, translated from the exons ATGGGGAAG ATTATCTTCTACGAGGACAAGAACTTCTCTGGGCACTACATTGAGTGCAGCAGCGACTGTGCGGACATGACGTGCCTCCTCAAACGCTGCAACTCCATCAGGGTGGAGAGCGGCTGCTTCATGATCTATGAAAAACCCAACTATAATGGGAACCAGTACtgcctgaggagaggagagtacCCCGACTGTCATGACTGGATGGGGGCCAATGACTCCGTCTGCTCCTGTCACCTCATCCACATG CCCGGGTCGTTCAACATGCGCCTGTACGGGCGCTTGGAGTTCGGGGGTAAGATGATGGACTTGACGGACGACTGTCCCAACGTCATGGACCGCTTCCACGTGAACGGCATCTTCTCCTGCAAAGTAACCGGCGGCAACTGGCTCTTCTATGAGCACCCAGACTACCGGGGCAGGATGTACCTGATACAGCCCGGAGAGTACACGAGGTTCAGTGAGTGGGGCGGCAGGAGCGCCAGGGTCGGCTCCATCAGACGCATCCTGGACTATTGA
- the LOC129105109 gene encoding gamma-crystallin M2-like, whose translation MGKIIFYEDRNFQGHSHECSSDSADLHSYFNRCNSIRVESGCFMIYERPNYLGNQYYLRRGEYSDNQRMIGMNDCVRSCRMIPQHRGSYRMRLYERSDMSGQMHELVDDCPNVQDHLSMSDFNSCNVMDGHWLMYDQPNYKGKAYYLRPGEYRRYSDWGGASPRVGSLRRITDLN comes from the exons ATGGGGAAG ATCATATTTTACGAGGACAGAAACTTCCAGGGGCACTCTCATGAGTGCAGCAGCGACAGCGCCGACCTCCACTCCTACTTCAACAGGTGCAACTCCATCAGGGTGGAGAGCGGCTGCTTCATGATCTATGAGAGGCCCAACTACTTGGGCAACCAGTACtacctgaggagaggagagtacTCCGACAACCAGCGCATGATCGGCATGAACGACTGCGTCAGATCCTGCCGTATGATCCCCCAG CACCGAGGCTCCTACAGGATGAGGCTTTACGAGCGCTCCGACATGTCCGGCCAGATGCACGAGCTGGTGGATGACTGCCCAAATGTGCAGGACCACCTCAGCATGTCCGACTTCAACTCCTGCAACGTGATGGACGGCCACTGGCTGATGTACGACCAGCCCAACTACAAGGGCAAGGCGTACTACCTGAGGCCCGGAGAGTACCGGAGGTACAGCGACTGGGGAGGCGCCAGCCCGAGAGTCGGATCCCTCAGAAGAATCACCGACTTGAACTGA
- the si:dkey-57a22.15 gene encoding gamma-crystallin M2 gives MLSLFILSQIIFYEDKNFLGRSYECSNDCTDLHSYFSRCNSIRVESGCFMIYERPNFMGHQYFMRRGEYPDYQRWMGFSSCIRSCRMIPLYRGSYRLRIYEKPDFSGHMMEFMDDCPCVSDRFHHRHVYSSNVMNGFWIFYEYPNYRGRQYFLRPGEYRRYRDWCATCAIVGSFRRVNEF, from the exons ATGTTGAGTCTTTTTATCCTCTCACAGATTATCTTTTACGAGGACAAGAACTTCCTGGGTCGGAGCTATGAGTGCAGCAACGACTGCACGGACCTTCACTCGTACTTCAGCCGCTGCAACTCCATCAGGGTGGAGAGCGGCTGCTTCATGATCTATGAGCGACCCAACTTCATGGGCCACCAGTACTTCATGAGGAGGGGAGAGTACCCCGACTACCAGAGGTGGATGGGCTTCAGTAGCTGTATCCGCTCGTGCAGGATGATACCGCTG TATCGAGGCTCCTACAGATTGCGCATCTACGAGAAGCCCGACTTCAGCGGTCACATGATGGAGTTCATGGATGACTGTCCCTGTGTGTCTGACCGTTTCCACCACCGCCATGTCTACTCCAGTAATGTTATGAACGGCTTCTGGATCTTCTATGAGTACCCCAACTACCGAGGCAGACAGTACTTCCTGAGACCCGGGGAGTACAGGAGGTACCGCGACTGGTGCGCCACCTGCGCCATCGTCGGCTCCTTCAGGAGGGTCAACGAATTTTAG
- the LOC129104237 gene encoding gamma-crystallin M1-like: MGKIIFYEEKNFQGRSYECMSDCSDMSSYLSRCQSCRVESGCFMVYERNNYMGNQFFMRRGEYSDMQRMMTMGMMFDNIRSCRMIPFHRGQFRMRIYERENFGGQMNELMDDCDNIQDRYRMNECQSCHVMDGHWLMYEQPQYRGKMMYLRPGEYKSFRDMGMSGMRFMSMKRITDMC; this comes from the exons ATGGGCAAG ATTATCTTTTACGAGGAGAAGAACTTCCAGGGGCGCTCCTATGAGTGCATGAGCGACTGCTCCGACATGTCCTCCTACCTGAGCAGGTGCCAGTCCTGCAGGGTTGAGAGCGGCTGCTTCATGGTCTACGAGCGTAACAACTACATGGGAAACCAGTTCTTCATGAGGAGGGGCGAGTACTCCGACATGCAGCGCATGATGACCATGGGAATGATGTTCGACAACATCAGATCCTGCAGGATGATCCCCTTT CACAGAGGCCAGTTCAGGATGAGGATCTACGAGAGGGAGAACTTCGGTGGTCAGATGAATGAGCTGATGGACGACTGTGACAACATCCAGGACCGTTACCGCATGAACGAGTGCCAGTCCTGCCACGTGATGGACGGCCACTGGCTGATGTACGAGCAGCCCCAGTACAGAGGCAAGATGATGTACCTGAGACCCGGAGAGTACAAGAGCTTCAGGGACATGGGCATGAGCGGAATGAGGTTCATGAGCATGAAGCGCATCACTGACATGTGCTAG
- the LOC129104538 gene encoding gamma-crystallin M3-like, which translates to MTMGKIIFYEDRNFQGRSYETSSDCPDMSSYLSRCHSCKVESGCFMVYDRNNFMGNQYFVRRGEYSDHQNMGMSDCIKSCRMIPMHRGQFRMKIYEKENFGGQSHELMDDCDNMMDRYRMNDCQSCNVMDGHWLMYEQPQYRGKMMYLRPGEHRNFRDMGMSGMKFMSMKRIMDSCY; encoded by the exons ATGACCATGGGCAAG ATCATCTTCTACGAGGACAGGAACTTCCAGGGTCGTTCCTATGAGACCAGCAGCGACTGCCCTGACATGTCCTCCTACCTGAGCAGGTGTCACTCCTGCAAGGTTGAGAGCGGCTGCTTCATGGTCTACGACCGCAACAACTTCATGGGAAACCAGTACTTTGTCAGGAGGGGAGAGTACTCCGACCACCAGAACATGGGCATGAGCGATTGCATCAAGTCTTGCCGCATGATCCCCATG CACAGAGGCCAGTTCAGGATGAAGATCTACGAGAAGGAGAACTTCGGTGGTCAGAGTCACGAGCTGATGGACGACTGCGACAACATGATGGACCGTTACCGCATGAACGACTGCCAGTCCTGCAACGTGATGGACGGCCACTGGCTGATGTACGAGCAGCCCCAGTACAGAGGCAAGATGATGTACCTGAGACCCGGAGAGCACAGGAACTTCAGGGACATGGGCATGAGCGGAATGAAGTTCATGAGCATGAAGCGCATCATGGATTCCTGTTATTAG